Proteins encoded within one genomic window of Amycolatopsis nigrescens CSC17Ta-90:
- the sigJ gene encoding RNA polymerase sigma factor SigJ, with translation MTDFEEHREALFGAAYRILGTRTDADDVLQDAWLRWRRVERSTVDDARAYLFRLTTNLALDRLRQVKARRETYLGPWLPEPLLDGPEADAGRADTLSMGLLVVLETLAPVERAVFVLHEAFGFSHAEIAAMLDRTERAVRQLAYRARRHLAGRTPRHRPAPGQHRELTRRFTAAAVGGDLAALLELLAPDAGFWADADGKRETPREPLYGQATVAKYFADVRPFWPSGLGFEVRGVNGGPGAVVTAHGRPFLVFALELTSGGDRVAAVRAVLNPAKLTGQVV, from the coding sequence ATGACCGACTTCGAGGAGCACCGGGAGGCGTTGTTCGGCGCTGCCTACCGGATTCTGGGCACCCGTACCGACGCCGACGACGTGCTGCAGGACGCGTGGCTGCGCTGGCGGCGGGTGGAGCGGTCCACCGTGGACGATGCGCGGGCCTACCTGTTCCGGCTCACCACCAACCTCGCGCTCGACCGGCTTCGCCAGGTCAAGGCCCGTCGCGAGACCTACCTCGGGCCGTGGCTGCCGGAACCGCTGCTGGACGGGCCGGAGGCGGACGCCGGGCGGGCCGACACGCTGTCGATGGGGCTGCTGGTCGTGCTGGAGACGCTGGCGCCGGTGGAGCGGGCGGTGTTCGTGCTGCACGAGGCGTTCGGGTTCTCGCACGCCGAGATCGCCGCGATGCTGGACCGCACCGAGCGGGCGGTGCGGCAGCTGGCCTACCGGGCGCGCCGGCACCTGGCGGGCCGCACGCCGCGGCACCGCCCCGCGCCGGGCCAGCACCGGGAGCTGACCAGGCGCTTCACCGCGGCCGCGGTGGGCGGCGACCTGGCCGCATTACTGGAGCTGCTGGCGCCCGACGCCGGCTTCTGGGCCGACGCGGACGGCAAGCGGGAAACCCCGCGCGAGCCGCTGTACGGCCAGGCCACCGTCGCCAAGTACTTCGCCGACGTGCGGCCGTTCTGGCCGTCCGGCCTGGGGTTCGAAGTGCGCGGGGTGAACGGCGGGCCGGGCGCGGTGGTGACCGCGCACGGCCGGCCGTTCCTGGTGTTCGCGCTGGAGC